A genomic window from Bombus pyrosoma isolate SC7728 linkage group LG8, ASM1482585v1, whole genome shotgun sequence includes:
- the LOC122570365 gene encoding serine-rich adhesin for platelets-like isoform X7, which yields MLFKKGYLSKKKPWTGNANTSATSSTTESQSASHSTAGRDGSETTEDQQLLDRDCGTGEYVPVMDSNTQLGYGTFYDHVGGYYYEYPVMLVGPAPMTAQVAPSVLAAMPCAPVPLRPIEWVNSTIVPKLPGEPYCIMNYENNQCMEENTTVVVEEQEDTIPPIESTSRMWNENGTRSINYGGSVGGEMDDEQSVSFINAKEEQQVGEQEEERLEEQYEDEQQPEEQPLENGMNGGAYFDPMMIQDPVHVSNVIPTVPQPYMYPGHYMFGPPLVNINGVTVQGGLMIRTTDFATMSAAMSAACAKRKKKKKRRRQRRFTTGNTEDEEEGEYSSECDTGLPSSELPWTVCSTTVTTTTTTTTTTITSSRPLNPECQEFQLRRTVEPRTPLPVVPASANNTPTSETSSTINQPSALSSDANLVDDESNAVCNGVISDDSKNQNDELSDNGKSDQQLEPTSTSLGNSRSKSLDTFTSSDNESNRLTNCLPADEEAAPSTDEVVNEATDVDKLPSITEAANNDCPSANETCERPSNEMNGETLTNGNLDSDSSSKSASMTTSRPLSPVFNEEKTRSGSITPKSVEDQNHESLSSSKSSSSISLSKRKYSAKGSKFVREPTPGPDLNSTTEPENETKIHDLTQNLRKIDLSNDTKLDSKFESHDNKAMKVDPVSSKFGTKAAACNLLNKETIEATNEDSGFESQTQLSDYPITQAVTEWLRKEKSPDLFIASAISMDCEEDEDDMDQEPSKNLQSNPILALSASSGADNTALSRAAICREFAGLGNIKSGQEQQQPDGSNNSGASRRKKDAKRRSEERRRVARHVVIGKVDHEMVSSSDSCGQQENLTNITRRKNLAKQQQQDVVDDICEFTEKDSVAGVRVASSSRIDSKRVNARRTKRQGKSHARNPSDNIDAKIRCTEDVDDEDDDGIVEDTMNVRTFEKGEIIVSEDGKLLTSSTYEPSPRKCHDAATAIKAPNRSETGKQTTERKIEEERKRSGSIEDEKSGSGIDSLDSIEEPDVLECWETEIVEPLVTPKRVLQSEGIVCEGEAAEDDTVEVEQVIVDYVQKYYRLARESATSIEEISLKADPPTSSKTVPNMSERKEEIPAQKEPVKDKGDMPIDEAFEVYESCYTGNSPFLAMDSKVFKLRTLYGQEGETPIPCKTVCCQIQ from the exons ATGCTGTTCAAAAAGGGTTATCTGTCGAAGAAGAAGCCGTGGACTGGGAACGCGAACACCAGCGCGACATCCTCGACCACCGAGAGCCAATCGGCGTCGCATTCCACCGCAGGTAGAG ATGGCAGTGAAACGACAGAGGATCAACAGCTATTAGACAGGGACTGCGGTACCGGTGAGTATGTGCCGGTGATGGACTCGAACACGCAGTTAGGATATGGGACGTTTTACGACCACGTGGGTGGTTACTATTACGAGTATCCTGTGATGCTGGTCGGTCCTGCTCCGATGACAGCGCAGGTTGCGCCCAGCGTCCTGGCGGCCATGCCTTGTGCACCGGTACCTCTTAGGCCGATCGAGTGGGTCAATTCGACGATCGTACCCAAACTGCCTGGTGAACCCTACTGTATCATGAATTACGAG AACAATCAATGTATGGAAGAGAATACGACGGTGGTAGTGGAAGAGCAAGAGGATACGATTCCACCAATTGAGAGTACCAGCAGAATGTGGAACGAGAATGGGACAAGGAGCATCAATTACGGTGGTAGCGTAGGTGGGGAAATGGACGACGAGCAATCTGTATCTTTTATCAATGCGAAGGAAGAACAACAGGTCGGCGAACAAGAGGAGGAAAGGCTGGAGGAACAATACGAGGACGAACAACAGCCGGAAGAACAGCCTTTGGAGAACGGGATGAACGGTGGTGCCTACTTTGATCCGATGATGATACAGGATCCGGTACACGTTTCGAACGTGATACCAACGGTTCCTCAGCCTTACATGTATCCCGGCCACTACATGTTTGGTCCTCCTTTGGTCAACATAAATG GTGTAACGGTACAGGGCGGGCTAATGATCAGAACTACGGACTTTGCCACCATGTCAGCGGCCATGTCAGCGGCCTGCGCcaagcgaaagaagaaaaaaaagagaaggaggcAGAGAAGATTTACCACG GGTAACACGGAAGACGAGGAGGAAGGAGAGTACAGTTCCGAGTGTGATACCGGCCTACCGTCTTCCGAACTGCCCTGGACGGTGTGTTCAACCACGGTcacgaccacgaccacgaccacgaccacgaccATAACCAGCAGTCGGCCGCTGAACCCCGAGTGTCAGGAGTTTCAGCTGCGACGTACCGTTGAACCACGTACCCCGTTACCCGTTGTTCCAGCATCCGCTAACAACACACCTACGTCCGAGACCAGCTCGACGATAAATCAACCGAGTGCGTTATCGTCGGATGCTAACTTGGTAGACGACGAGTCGAACGCGGTATGCAACGGTGTCATATCGGACGACTCGAAGAATCAAAACGACGAATTGTCTGATAACGGCAAGTCTGACCAGCAACTAGAACCGACATCAACTTCGTTAGGAAACAGTCGATCGAAATCGCTAGATACGTTTACCAGTTCAGATAACGAATCGAATAGACTGACCAACTGCCTCCCAGCGGACGAGGAGGCAGCTCCTTCGACAGACGAGGTCGTGAACGAAGCGACTGACGTCGACAAACTGCCAAGCATTACCGAAGCAGCGAATAACGATTGTCCGAGTGCCAACGAGACATGCGAGCGACCGAGCAACGAAATGAACGGAGAGACCTTAACGAACGGAAACCTGGACTCCGACTCGAGCAGCAAGAGCGCATCGATGACCACGTCGAGGCCGTTGTCCCCTGTGTTTAACGAGGAAAAGACGAGATCCGGATCGATCACGCCGAAGAGCGTGGAGGATCAGAATCACGAATCTTTATCGAGCAGCAAATCATCGTCGTCGATTAGTCTATCCAAGAGGAAGTACAGCGCGAAGGGTAGCAAGTTCGTGAGGGAACCGACACCTGGTCCGGACCTAAACAGCACCACGGAGCCagagaacgaaacgaagataCACGATCTGACTCAGAATCTGCGAAAGATCGATCTGTCGAACGATACAAAGCTAGACTCCAAGTTCGAATCTCATGATAACAAAGCGATGAAAGTGGATCCGGTGTCGAGTAAGTTCGGAACGAAGGCAGCAGCGTGCAATCTCTTAAATAAGGAGACTATCGAGGCGACGAACGAAGACTCTGGCTTCGAGAGCCAGACGCAACTATCCGATTATCCGATCACGCAGGCGGTGACGGAGTGGCTACGCAAAGAGAAGTCGCCGGATTTGTTCATTGCGTCGGCCATTTCGATGGATTGCgaggaggacgaggacgaTATGGACCAAGAGCCGTCAAAAAACTTGCAAAGCAACCCCATACTTGCACTATCTGCTAGTAGCGGTGCGGACAATACGGCATTGTCGCGCGCAGCTATCTGCAGGGAATTCGCAGGGCTCGGTAACATCAAGAGTGGACAAGAGCAACAACAGCCGGATGGTAGCAACAACAGTGGTGCTtcgagaaggaagaaggacgCGAAGAGGAGGTCGGAGGAACGGAGACGAGTGGCAAGGCACGTGGTAATTGGCAAGGTGGACCACGAGATGGTGTCCTCGTCAGATTCTTGCGGCCAACAGGAGAACTTAACGAACATCACGAGGAGGAAGAATCTGGCTAAACAACAGCAACAGGATGTTGTTGATGATATTTGCGAATTTACTGAGAAGGATAGCGTTGCGGGTGTGAGGGTTGCTTCAAGTTCTCGGATAGACTCGAAGAGAGTCAATGCAAGGCGAACGAAAAGACAAGGGAAATCGCACGCGCGGAATCCCTCCGATAATATCGATGCGAAGATTCGATGTACAGAGGATGTGGATGACGAGGACGACGATGGGATTGTCGAGGACACGATGAACGTGAGGACCTTCGAAAAAGGAGAGATCATAGTCTCGGAAGATGGGAAGTTGTTAACGTCTTCCACGTACGAACCGAGCCCACGAAAATGTCACGATGCTGCCACGGCGATCAAAGCCCCTAACAGGAGCGAAACGGGTAAACAAACGACGGAGAGGAAGATAGAGGAGGAGCGAAAGAGGAGCGGTAGCATCGAGGACGAAAAGAGTGGTAGCGGAATAGATTCCTTGGACAGCATAGAAGAGCCTGACGTGTTAGAATGCTGGGAAACTGAGATCGTCGAGCCTCTGGTAACTCCCAAGAGAGTGTTACAAAGCGAGGGAATAGTATGCGAAGGAGAAGCTGCGGAGGACGATACCGTCGAGGTTGAACAGGTTATCGTGGACTACGTGCAGAAATATTATCGATTGGCACGCGAGAGCGCTACCAGCATAGAGGAGATCAGTTTGAAAGCAGATCCGCCAACTTCGTCGAAAACAGTGCCAAATATGTCTGAGCGGAAGGAAGAGATTCCAGCGCAGAAGGAGCCCGTTAAAGACAAAGGCGACATGCCTATCGACGAAGCTTTTGAAGTATATGAAAGCTGTTACACCGGCAACTCACCGTTTCTAGCAATGGATtcaaaagtttttaaattacgaaCGTTGTACGGTCAGGAAGGCGAGACTCCAATACCATGCAAGACGGTTTGTTGCCagattcaataa
- the LOC122570365 gene encoding serine-rich adhesin for platelets-like isoform X3 produces MTFLLRGNVSTTTLYTQLYAPPGEEDEEEGLRNGYAKRQENDTHSFTSRFGQSGYKPLRAGSSNGGAYAGATARHKDYSSGSTSQPKIIFNEDEYTRITTPRQDMLFKKGYLSKKKPWTGNANTSATSSTTESQSASHSTAGRDGSETTEDQQLLDRDCGTGEYVPVMDSNTQLGYGTFYDHVGGYYYEYPVMLVGPAPMTAQVAPSVLAAMPCAPVPLRPIEWVNSTIVPKLPGEPYCIMNYENNQCMEENTTVVVEEQEDTIPPIESTSRMWNENGTRSINYGGSVGGEMDDEQSVSFINAKEEQQVGEQEEERLEEQYEDEQQPEEQPLENGMNGGAYFDPMMIQDPVHVSNVIPTVPQPYMYPGHYMFGPPLVNINGVTVQGGLMIRTTDFATMSAAMSAACAKRKKKKKRRRQRRFTTGNTEDEEEGEYSSECDTGLPSSELPWTVCSTTVTTTTTTTTTTITSSRPLNPECQEFQLRRTVEPRTPLPVVPASANNTPTSETSSTINQPSALSSDANLVDDESNAVCNGVISDDSKNQNDELSDNGKSDQQLEPTSTSLGNSRSKSLDTFTSSDNESNRLTNCLPADEEAAPSTDEVVNEATDVDKLPSITEAANNDCPSANETCERPSNEMNGETLTNGNLDSDSSSKSASMTTSRPLSPVFNEEKTRSGSITPKSVEDQNHESLSSSKSSSSISLSKRKYSAKGSKFVREPTPGPDLNSTTEPENETKIHDLTQNLRKIDLSNDTKLDSKFESHDNKAMKVDPVSSKFGTKAAACNLLNKETIEATNEDSGFESQTQLSDYPITQAVTEWLRKEKSPDLFIASAISMDCEEDEDDMDQEPSKNLQSNPILALSASSGADNTALSRAAICREFAGLGNIKSGQEQQQPDGSNNSGASRRKKDAKRRSEERRRVARHVVIGKVDHEMVSSSDSCGQQENLTNITRRKNLAKQQQQDVVDDICEFTEKDSVAGVRVASSSRIDSKRVNARRTKRQGKSHARNPSDNIDAKIRCTEDVDDEDDDGIVEDTMNVRTFEKGEIIVSEDGKLLTSSTYEPSPRKCHDAATAIKAPNRSETGKQTTERKIEEERKRSGSIEDEKSGSGIDSLDSIEEPDVLECWETEIVEPLVTPKRVLQSEGIVCEGEAAEDDTVEVEQVIVDYVQKYYRLARESATSIEEISLKADPPTSSKTVPNMSERKEEIPAQKEPVKDKGDMPIDEAFEVYESCYTGNSPFLAMDSKVFKLRTLYGQEGETPIPCKTVCCQIQ; encoded by the exons CTCCACCCGGCGAGGAGGACGAAGAAGAGGGATTGCGAAACGGTTACGCGAAGAGACAGGAAAATGACACGCACAGTTTCACCAGTAGGTTCGGACAGAGCGGGTACAAACCGCTCAGAGCCGGAAGTAGCAACGGTGGAGCTTACGCTGGTGCCACAGCTCGGCACAAGGACTATTCGTCCGGCTCAACGTCCCAACCCAAGATTATCTTCAACGAGGATGAGTACACGAGGATCACGACACCGAGGCAGGATATGCTGTTCAAAAAGGGTTATCTGTCGAAGAAGAAGCCGTGGACTGGGAACGCGAACACCAGCGCGACATCCTCGACCACCGAGAGCCAATCGGCGTCGCATTCCACCGCAGGTAGAG ATGGCAGTGAAACGACAGAGGATCAACAGCTATTAGACAGGGACTGCGGTACCGGTGAGTATGTGCCGGTGATGGACTCGAACACGCAGTTAGGATATGGGACGTTTTACGACCACGTGGGTGGTTACTATTACGAGTATCCTGTGATGCTGGTCGGTCCTGCTCCGATGACAGCGCAGGTTGCGCCCAGCGTCCTGGCGGCCATGCCTTGTGCACCGGTACCTCTTAGGCCGATCGAGTGGGTCAATTCGACGATCGTACCCAAACTGCCTGGTGAACCCTACTGTATCATGAATTACGAG AACAATCAATGTATGGAAGAGAATACGACGGTGGTAGTGGAAGAGCAAGAGGATACGATTCCACCAATTGAGAGTACCAGCAGAATGTGGAACGAGAATGGGACAAGGAGCATCAATTACGGTGGTAGCGTAGGTGGGGAAATGGACGACGAGCAATCTGTATCTTTTATCAATGCGAAGGAAGAACAACAGGTCGGCGAACAAGAGGAGGAAAGGCTGGAGGAACAATACGAGGACGAACAACAGCCGGAAGAACAGCCTTTGGAGAACGGGATGAACGGTGGTGCCTACTTTGATCCGATGATGATACAGGATCCGGTACACGTTTCGAACGTGATACCAACGGTTCCTCAGCCTTACATGTATCCCGGCCACTACATGTTTGGTCCTCCTTTGGTCAACATAAATG GTGTAACGGTACAGGGCGGGCTAATGATCAGAACTACGGACTTTGCCACCATGTCAGCGGCCATGTCAGCGGCCTGCGCcaagcgaaagaagaaaaaaaagagaaggaggcAGAGAAGATTTACCACG GGTAACACGGAAGACGAGGAGGAAGGAGAGTACAGTTCCGAGTGTGATACCGGCCTACCGTCTTCCGAACTGCCCTGGACGGTGTGTTCAACCACGGTcacgaccacgaccacgaccacgaccacgaccATAACCAGCAGTCGGCCGCTGAACCCCGAGTGTCAGGAGTTTCAGCTGCGACGTACCGTTGAACCACGTACCCCGTTACCCGTTGTTCCAGCATCCGCTAACAACACACCTACGTCCGAGACCAGCTCGACGATAAATCAACCGAGTGCGTTATCGTCGGATGCTAACTTGGTAGACGACGAGTCGAACGCGGTATGCAACGGTGTCATATCGGACGACTCGAAGAATCAAAACGACGAATTGTCTGATAACGGCAAGTCTGACCAGCAACTAGAACCGACATCAACTTCGTTAGGAAACAGTCGATCGAAATCGCTAGATACGTTTACCAGTTCAGATAACGAATCGAATAGACTGACCAACTGCCTCCCAGCGGACGAGGAGGCAGCTCCTTCGACAGACGAGGTCGTGAACGAAGCGACTGACGTCGACAAACTGCCAAGCATTACCGAAGCAGCGAATAACGATTGTCCGAGTGCCAACGAGACATGCGAGCGACCGAGCAACGAAATGAACGGAGAGACCTTAACGAACGGAAACCTGGACTCCGACTCGAGCAGCAAGAGCGCATCGATGACCACGTCGAGGCCGTTGTCCCCTGTGTTTAACGAGGAAAAGACGAGATCCGGATCGATCACGCCGAAGAGCGTGGAGGATCAGAATCACGAATCTTTATCGAGCAGCAAATCATCGTCGTCGATTAGTCTATCCAAGAGGAAGTACAGCGCGAAGGGTAGCAAGTTCGTGAGGGAACCGACACCTGGTCCGGACCTAAACAGCACCACGGAGCCagagaacgaaacgaagataCACGATCTGACTCAGAATCTGCGAAAGATCGATCTGTCGAACGATACAAAGCTAGACTCCAAGTTCGAATCTCATGATAACAAAGCGATGAAAGTGGATCCGGTGTCGAGTAAGTTCGGAACGAAGGCAGCAGCGTGCAATCTCTTAAATAAGGAGACTATCGAGGCGACGAACGAAGACTCTGGCTTCGAGAGCCAGACGCAACTATCCGATTATCCGATCACGCAGGCGGTGACGGAGTGGCTACGCAAAGAGAAGTCGCCGGATTTGTTCATTGCGTCGGCCATTTCGATGGATTGCgaggaggacgaggacgaTATGGACCAAGAGCCGTCAAAAAACTTGCAAAGCAACCCCATACTTGCACTATCTGCTAGTAGCGGTGCGGACAATACGGCATTGTCGCGCGCAGCTATCTGCAGGGAATTCGCAGGGCTCGGTAACATCAAGAGTGGACAAGAGCAACAACAGCCGGATGGTAGCAACAACAGTGGTGCTtcgagaaggaagaaggacgCGAAGAGGAGGTCGGAGGAACGGAGACGAGTGGCAAGGCACGTGGTAATTGGCAAGGTGGACCACGAGATGGTGTCCTCGTCAGATTCTTGCGGCCAACAGGAGAACTTAACGAACATCACGAGGAGGAAGAATCTGGCTAAACAACAGCAACAGGATGTTGTTGATGATATTTGCGAATTTACTGAGAAGGATAGCGTTGCGGGTGTGAGGGTTGCTTCAAGTTCTCGGATAGACTCGAAGAGAGTCAATGCAAGGCGAACGAAAAGACAAGGGAAATCGCACGCGCGGAATCCCTCCGATAATATCGATGCGAAGATTCGATGTACAGAGGATGTGGATGACGAGGACGACGATGGGATTGTCGAGGACACGATGAACGTGAGGACCTTCGAAAAAGGAGAGATCATAGTCTCGGAAGATGGGAAGTTGTTAACGTCTTCCACGTACGAACCGAGCCCACGAAAATGTCACGATGCTGCCACGGCGATCAAAGCCCCTAACAGGAGCGAAACGGGTAAACAAACGACGGAGAGGAAGATAGAGGAGGAGCGAAAGAGGAGCGGTAGCATCGAGGACGAAAAGAGTGGTAGCGGAATAGATTCCTTGGACAGCATAGAAGAGCCTGACGTGTTAGAATGCTGGGAAACTGAGATCGTCGAGCCTCTGGTAACTCCCAAGAGAGTGTTACAAAGCGAGGGAATAGTATGCGAAGGAGAAGCTGCGGAGGACGATACCGTCGAGGTTGAACAGGTTATCGTGGACTACGTGCAGAAATATTATCGATTGGCACGCGAGAGCGCTACCAGCATAGAGGAGATCAGTTTGAAAGCAGATCCGCCAACTTCGTCGAAAACAGTGCCAAATATGTCTGAGCGGAAGGAAGAGATTCCAGCGCAGAAGGAGCCCGTTAAAGACAAAGGCGACATGCCTATCGACGAAGCTTTTGAAGTATATGAAAGCTGTTACACCGGCAACTCACCGTTTCTAGCAATGGATtcaaaagtttttaaattacgaaCGTTGTACGGTCAGGAAGGCGAGACTCCAATACCATGCAAGACGGTTTGTTGCCagattcaataa
- the LOC122570365 gene encoding serine-rich adhesin for platelets-like isoform X6: protein MINLFVSEAPPGEEDEEEGLRNGYAKRQENDTHSFTSRFGQSGYKPLRAGSSNGGAYAGATARHKDYSSGSTSQPKIIFNEDEYTRITTPRQDMLFKKGYLSKKKPWTGNANTSATSSTTESQSASHSTAGRDGSETTEDQQLLDRDCGTGEYVPVMDSNTQLGYGTFYDHVGGYYYEYPVMLVGPAPMTAQVAPSVLAAMPCAPVPLRPIEWVNSTIVPKLPGEPYCIMNYENNQCMEENTTVVVEEQEDTIPPIESTSRMWNENGTRSINYGGSVGGEMDDEQSVSFINAKEEQQVGEQEEERLEEQYEDEQQPEEQPLENGMNGGAYFDPMMIQDPVHVSNVIPTVPQPYMYPGHYMFGPPLVNINGVTVQGGLMIRTTDFATMSAAMSAACAKRKKKKKRRRQRRFTTGNTEDEEEGEYSSECDTGLPSSELPWTVCSTTVTTTTTTTTTTITSSRPLNPECQEFQLRRTVEPRTPLPVVPASANNTPTSETSSTINQPSALSSDANLVDDESNAVCNGVISDDSKNQNDELSDNGKSDQQLEPTSTSLGNSRSKSLDTFTSSDNESNRLTNCLPADEEAAPSTDEVVNEATDVDKLPSITEAANNDCPSANETCERPSNEMNGETLTNGNLDSDSSSKSASMTTSRPLSPVFNEEKTRSGSITPKSVEDQNHESLSSSKSSSSISLSKRKYSAKGSKFVREPTPGPDLNSTTEPENETKIHDLTQNLRKIDLSNDTKLDSKFESHDNKAMKVDPVSSKFGTKAAACNLLNKETIEATNEDSGFESQTQLSDYPITQAVTEWLRKEKSPDLFIASAISMDCEEDEDDMDQEPSKNLQSNPILALSASSGADNTALSRAAICREFAGLGNIKSGQEQQQPDGSNNSGASRRKKDAKRRSEERRRVARHVVIGKVDHEMVSSSDSCGQQENLTNITRRKNLAKQQQQDVVDDICEFTEKDSVAGVRVASSSRIDSKRVNARRTKRQGKSHARNPSDNIDAKIRCTEDVDDEDDDGIVEDTMNVRTFEKGEIIVSEDGKLLTSSTYEPSPRKCHDAATAIKAPNRSETGKQTTERKIEEERKRSGSIEDEKSGSGIDSLDSIEEPDVLECWETEIVEPLVTPKRVLQSEGIVCEGEAAEDDTVEVEQVIVDYVQKYYRLARESATSIEEISLKADPPTSSKTVPNMSERKEEIPAQKEPVKDKGDMPIDEAFEVYESCYTGNSPFLAMDSKVFKLRTLYGQEGETPIPCKTVCCQIQ, encoded by the exons CTCCACCCGGCGAGGAGGACGAAGAAGAGGGATTGCGAAACGGTTACGCGAAGAGACAGGAAAATGACACGCACAGTTTCACCAGTAGGTTCGGACAGAGCGGGTACAAACCGCTCAGAGCCGGAAGTAGCAACGGTGGAGCTTACGCTGGTGCCACAGCTCGGCACAAGGACTATTCGTCCGGCTCAACGTCCCAACCCAAGATTATCTTCAACGAGGATGAGTACACGAGGATCACGACACCGAGGCAGGATATGCTGTTCAAAAAGGGTTATCTGTCGAAGAAGAAGCCGTGGACTGGGAACGCGAACACCAGCGCGACATCCTCGACCACCGAGAGCCAATCGGCGTCGCATTCCACCGCAGGTAGAG ATGGCAGTGAAACGACAGAGGATCAACAGCTATTAGACAGGGACTGCGGTACCGGTGAGTATGTGCCGGTGATGGACTCGAACACGCAGTTAGGATATGGGACGTTTTACGACCACGTGGGTGGTTACTATTACGAGTATCCTGTGATGCTGGTCGGTCCTGCTCCGATGACAGCGCAGGTTGCGCCCAGCGTCCTGGCGGCCATGCCTTGTGCACCGGTACCTCTTAGGCCGATCGAGTGGGTCAATTCGACGATCGTACCCAAACTGCCTGGTGAACCCTACTGTATCATGAATTACGAG AACAATCAATGTATGGAAGAGAATACGACGGTGGTAGTGGAAGAGCAAGAGGATACGATTCCACCAATTGAGAGTACCAGCAGAATGTGGAACGAGAATGGGACAAGGAGCATCAATTACGGTGGTAGCGTAGGTGGGGAAATGGACGACGAGCAATCTGTATCTTTTATCAATGCGAAGGAAGAACAACAGGTCGGCGAACAAGAGGAGGAAAGGCTGGAGGAACAATACGAGGACGAACAACAGCCGGAAGAACAGCCTTTGGAGAACGGGATGAACGGTGGTGCCTACTTTGATCCGATGATGATACAGGATCCGGTACACGTTTCGAACGTGATACCAACGGTTCCTCAGCCTTACATGTATCCCGGCCACTACATGTTTGGTCCTCCTTTGGTCAACATAAATG GTGTAACGGTACAGGGCGGGCTAATGATCAGAACTACGGACTTTGCCACCATGTCAGCGGCCATGTCAGCGGCCTGCGCcaagcgaaagaagaaaaaaaagagaaggaggcAGAGAAGATTTACCACG GGTAACACGGAAGACGAGGAGGAAGGAGAGTACAGTTCCGAGTGTGATACCGGCCTACCGTCTTCCGAACTGCCCTGGACGGTGTGTTCAACCACGGTcacgaccacgaccacgaccacgaccacgaccATAACCAGCAGTCGGCCGCTGAACCCCGAGTGTCAGGAGTTTCAGCTGCGACGTACCGTTGAACCACGTACCCCGTTACCCGTTGTTCCAGCATCCGCTAACAACACACCTACGTCCGAGACCAGCTCGACGATAAATCAACCGAGTGCGTTATCGTCGGATGCTAACTTGGTAGACGACGAGTCGAACGCGGTATGCAACGGTGTCATATCGGACGACTCGAAGAATCAAAACGACGAATTGTCTGATAACGGCAAGTCTGACCAGCAACTAGAACCGACATCAACTTCGTTAGGAAACAGTCGATCGAAATCGCTAGATACGTTTACCAGTTCAGATAACGAATCGAATAGACTGACCAACTGCCTCCCAGCGGACGAGGAGGCAGCTCCTTCGACAGACGAGGTCGTGAACGAAGCGACTGACGTCGACAAACTGCCAAGCATTACCGAAGCAGCGAATAACGATTGTCCGAGTGCCAACGAGACATGCGAGCGACCGAGCAACGAAATGAACGGAGAGACCTTAACGAACGGAAACCTGGACTCCGACTCGAGCAGCAAGAGCGCATCGATGACCACGTCGAGGCCGTTGTCCCCTGTGTTTAACGAGGAAAAGACGAGATCCGGATCGATCACGCCGAAGAGCGTGGAGGATCAGAATCACGAATCTTTATCGAGCAGCAAATCATCGTCGTCGATTAGTCTATCCAAGAGGAAGTACAGCGCGAAGGGTAGCAAGTTCGTGAGGGAACCGACACCTGGTCCGGACCTAAACAGCACCACGGAGCCagagaacgaaacgaagataCACGATCTGACTCAGAATCTGCGAAAGATCGATCTGTCGAACGATACAAAGCTAGACTCCAAGTTCGAATCTCATGATAACAAAGCGATGAAAGTGGATCCGGTGTCGAGTAAGTTCGGAACGAAGGCAGCAGCGTGCAATCTCTTAAATAAGGAGACTATCGAGGCGACGAACGAAGACTCTGGCTTCGAGAGCCAGACGCAACTATCCGATTATCCGATCACGCAGGCGGTGACGGAGTGGCTACGCAAAGAGAAGTCGCCGGATTTGTTCATTGCGTCGGCCATTTCGATGGATTGCgaggaggacgaggacgaTATGGACCAAGAGCCGTCAAAAAACTTGCAAAGCAACCCCATACTTGCACTATCTGCTAGTAGCGGTGCGGACAATACGGCATTGTCGCGCGCAGCTATCTGCAGGGAATTCGCAGGGCTCGGTAACATCAAGAGTGGACAAGAGCAACAACAGCCGGATGGTAGCAACAACAGTGGTGCTtcgagaaggaagaaggacgCGAAGAGGAGGTCGGAGGAACGGAGACGAGTGGCAAGGCACGTGGTAATTGGCAAGGTGGACCACGAGATGGTGTCCTCGTCAGATTCTTGCGGCCAACAGGAGAACTTAACGAACATCACGAGGAGGAAGAATCTGGCTAAACAACAGCAACAGGATGTTGTTGATGATATTTGCGAATTTACTGAGAAGGATAGCGTTGCGGGTGTGAGGGTTGCTTCAAGTTCTCGGATAGACTCGAAGAGAGTCAATGCAAGGCGAACGAAAAGACAAGGGAAATCGCACGCGCGGAATCCCTCCGATAATATCGATGCGAAGATTCGATGTACAGAGGATGTGGATGACGAGGACGACGATGGGATTGTCGAGGACACGATGAACGTGAGGACCTTCGAAAAAGGAGAGATCATAGTCTCGGAAGATGGGAAGTTGTTAACGTCTTCCACGTACGAACCGAGCCCACGAAAATGTCACGATGCTGCCACGGCGATCAAAGCCCCTAACAGGAGCGAAACGGGTAAACAAACGACGGAGAGGAAGATAGAGGAGGAGCGAAAGAGGAGCGGTAGCATCGAGGACGAAAAGAGTGGTAGCGGAATAGATTCCTTGGACAGCATAGAAGAGCCTGACGTGTTAGAATGCTGGGAAACTGAGATCGTCGAGCCTCTGGTAACTCCCAAGAGAGTGTTACAAAGCGAGGGAATAGTATGCGAAGGAGAAGCTGCGGAGGACGATACCGTCGAGGTTGAACAGGTTATCGTGGACTACGTGCAGAAATATTATCGATTGGCACGCGAGAGCGCTACCAGCATAGAGGAGATCAGTTTGAAAGCAGATCCGCCAACTTCGTCGAAAACAGTGCCAAATATGTCTGAGCGGAAGGAAGAGATTCCAGCGCAGAAGGAGCCCGTTAAAGACAAAGGCGACATGCCTATCGACGAAGCTTTTGAAGTATATGAAAGCTGTTACACCGGCAACTCACCGTTTCTAGCAATGGATtcaaaagtttttaaattacgaaCGTTGTACGGTCAGGAAGGCGAGACTCCAATACCATGCAAGACGGTTTGTTGCCagattcaataa